The stretch of DNA TGCATTTCGCCCCGGGCATGGAGAAGGCCACGCAGGAGGACCGCGAGGCTGTGGTGGCCAGGTTCCTGCTCGCCGCCGGTGCCGTGGGGGTGCTCTACAAGGAGCAGGCGTCGATTTCGGGTGCGGAGGTGGGCTGCCAGGGCGAGGTGGGGTCGGCGTCGTCGATGGCGGCCGCGGGCCTGGCGGAGGTTATGGGCGGCACGCCGGCGCAGGTGGAGAACGCCGCGGAAATCGCGATGGAACACAACCTGGGCCTGACGTGTGACCCGATCGGCGGGCTGGTCCAGGTCCCGTGCATCGAACGGAACGCGATCGCCGCCGCGAAAGCCATCAACGCCGCGAAAATGGCGCTCTGGGGCGACGGCACCCACCGCGTCTCCCTCGACGAAGTCATCATCACCATGCGCGAAACCGGCAAGGACATGAGCGACAAATACAAAGAAACCGCCATGGGCGGCCTCGCCGTCAACGTCGTCGAATGCTGACAGTCCGCTCCCGGCCCGCTAATTGTTGATGGCTGCCCACACATTCAGCGTGGAGGCGTAAACCAGCCACGCCACGTAGGGCAGGAGCAGCAGGCCCGCCGTGCGGCTGATGGGGCCGAAGTACAGGATAGTGACGACGACGGCGACGATCAGCGCCAGGATAATCACCAGCGCCAGCCACAACGCCGGCGTTCCCAACGTGGGGTAGAGCCCGAAAAACATCGGGGTCCACGCGAGGTTCAGGACCAGTTGGATGGCGTAGGCAATCAGCGCCGGACGCGTGCGCCCGGTGCGCTTGCGCCACACCAGCCAGGCGGCCACGGCCATGGCCGTGTACAGGACTGTCCACACGGGGCCGAACACAAAGTTCGGCGGCGTCCAGGGCGCCTTTTCCGCCGTGGCGTACCAACCGTCGACGTTGCTGGTGGAAGCGAGTCCGCCAAGGCCGGCCACCAGGAAGGATGCCACCAGGAACCCTGCCAGTCCGGCCACTTGGACCGCCGGCCGGTACGGGCTGGACTTTCGCTCCGATGGCAAGGTGGACTGCCCCGTGGTTGGCTCCATCTCACCAC from Pseudarthrobacter chlorophenolicus A6 encodes:
- a CDS encoding TspO/MBR family protein — protein: MEPTTGQSTLPSERKSSPYRPAVQVAGLAGFLVASFLVAGLGGLASTSNVDGWYATAEKAPWTPPNFVFGPVWTVLYTAMAVAAWLVWRKRTGRTRPALIAYAIQLVLNLAWTPMFFGLYPTLGTPALWLALVIILALIVAVVVTILYFGPISRTAGLLLLPYVAWLVYASTLNVWAAINN